Proteins encoded together in one Chitinophaga sp. LS1 window:
- a CDS encoding FMN-binding negative transcriptional regulator — protein MYIPHDNLMDNPAEILSFIQRYSFGTMITNIEGIPVATHLPFHAEMRADQLILTAHIAKANKQWQAITAQQNLVIFSEPHAYISPTNYDSLQSVPTWNYLSVHAYGKANIINEKETVMAMLEAAIKDYEPGYMAQWNELSETFRYKMANGIVAFEIVVTTLQGKKKLSQNKTDEERKRIIASLKNSGDSIVTQLGEYMENP, from the coding sequence ATGTATATACCACACGATAATCTCATGGATAACCCTGCTGAAATCCTGTCCTTCATTCAGCGGTATAGCTTTGGAACGATGATAACGAATATTGAAGGTATACCTGTTGCCACCCACCTGCCTTTTCATGCAGAGATGAGAGCGGATCAGCTAATCCTTACCGCACATATTGCGAAGGCAAATAAGCAATGGCAGGCGATAACCGCGCAACAGAATTTAGTTATTTTCTCTGAGCCGCATGCGTATATTTCTCCCACTAATTATGATAGTCTGCAATCGGTTCCTACCTGGAATTATTTGTCTGTGCATGCTTATGGGAAGGCAAATATTATTAATGAAAAGGAAACCGTCATGGCAATGCTGGAAGCAGCAATCAAGGATTATGAACCGGGGTATATGGCACAGTGGAATGAACTGTCGGAGACATTCAGGTACAAAATGGCGAATGGCATTGTCGCTTTTGAAATAGTCGTTACGACATTACAAGGCAAAAAGAAACTCAGTCAGAATAAAACAGATGAAGAAAGAAAAAGAATCATTGCATCATTGAAAAATTCCGGAGATAGTATCGTCACTCAGTTAGGAGAGTACATGGAAAATCCATAG
- a CDS encoding nucleoside-diphosphate sugar epimerase/dehydratase: MTKRSWITPSWLILLLDLGCSIVAMNLAYLLRLNFNLEDFSRYSIKDIMAVVVCTNLLTSLIFRTYTGIVRYTSMSDIGRISGMGLLGSIVYFSVNYASVHFGAGTMIPLSVILINFFISISALLSYRLIIKWAFHYYARYGSIHKTKAVIYNAGYSGLMVRKAISEDAAGNIRICGFLDDKLTRAGKRLEGLPIFGTSRASLEKLATHEGVKLLLIVEEAIDTQLLNNLVDHCLSLNIKVQKVLPINKWISSGWNPSKLQDIRIEDLLDRSVIKINNAQVQKEAEGKSILVTGAAGSIGSELVRQLVKLNPSVLILCDKAESPLHELELELQDQVSNVTIVPFIANVCDKNRMQQLFEVYEPTMVYHAAAYKHVPMMEKNPSVAVMNNVLGTKILAELSVDFGVEKFVTVSTDKAVNPTNVMGASKRIAEIFTQSFNHHMHKHYKKTGPVYGHPPTRFITTRFGNVLGSNGSVIPRFKQQLEKGGPLTVTHPEITRYFMTIPEACQLVLEAGAMGQGGEIFVFDMGQPVKIAHLARKMILMSGREPGKDVQIVYTGLRPGEKLYEELLNNSENTVSTYHEKIMIAKVREYDFIEVNQRIEELIASAHKHYVTPTVVLMKQLVPEFISKNSAYEQLDKDKIKI, translated from the coding sequence ATGACTAAGAGATCTTGGATAACCCCGTCCTGGCTGATATTGCTATTAGACCTCGGGTGTTCTATTGTTGCTATGAACCTTGCATATTTGCTAAGGCTCAATTTTAACCTCGAAGATTTTAGCCGCTATTCCATTAAAGATATAATGGCAGTAGTTGTATGTACTAATCTGTTAACGTCGTTGATATTTCGTACCTATACGGGTATCGTTCGTTATACTAGTATGTCCGATATAGGAAGAATTTCCGGCATGGGGCTATTGGGAAGTATTGTATATTTTTCTGTAAATTACGCATCCGTGCACTTCGGCGCGGGCACGATGATTCCATTGTCTGTCATTCTTATCAACTTCTTTATTAGTATTTCCGCTTTACTTTCCTATAGATTAATCATAAAATGGGCGTTTCACTACTATGCACGCTATGGTTCAATTCATAAAACCAAAGCCGTTATTTATAATGCCGGATACTCCGGTTTAATGGTACGCAAAGCAATCAGTGAAGATGCCGCCGGCAATATCCGGATCTGTGGTTTTCTTGATGATAAACTCACACGGGCGGGAAAACGATTGGAAGGGCTACCTATCTTTGGTACCAGCCGCGCTTCCCTTGAGAAACTGGCTACCCACGAAGGTGTGAAGTTACTCCTTATAGTAGAAGAAGCCATCGATACTCAATTATTAAATAACCTCGTCGACCATTGTCTCTCTCTCAATATTAAAGTACAGAAAGTTTTACCGATCAATAAATGGATCAGCTCTGGCTGGAACCCCTCCAAATTACAGGATATCCGTATTGAAGACTTGCTGGACCGTTCTGTTATCAAAATTAATAACGCCCAGGTGCAGAAAGAAGCAGAGGGAAAATCCATCCTCGTTACAGGTGCTGCCGGCTCTATCGGTAGCGAACTTGTAAGACAACTCGTAAAACTGAATCCTTCTGTATTGATCCTTTGCGATAAAGCTGAATCCCCACTGCATGAACTTGAACTTGAATTGCAGGATCAGGTTTCAAATGTGACTATTGTACCTTTTATTGCAAACGTCTGCGATAAAAATCGTATGCAACAATTATTCGAGGTATACGAACCCACCATGGTATACCACGCCGCTGCCTATAAGCACGTGCCCATGATGGAAAAGAACCCTTCTGTAGCTGTCATGAACAATGTACTGGGTACGAAAATCCTCGCCGAACTGTCTGTTGACTTTGGCGTAGAGAAATTCGTAACCGTATCGACCGATAAAGCTGTTAATCCAACCAACGTGATGGGGGCATCCAAAAGGATCGCTGAGATCTTTACCCAGTCTTTCAACCATCACATGCACAAACATTACAAAAAAACAGGCCCTGTATACGGTCATCCGCCTACCCGATTCATTACCACCCGATTCGGGAATGTATTAGGTTCGAATGGAAGTGTTATTCCTCGCTTCAAACAGCAATTAGAGAAAGGAGGACCACTGACTGTAACACATCCTGAGATTACCCGCTATTTTATGACCATCCCCGAAGCTTGCCAGTTGGTGCTGGAAGCCGGAGCAATGGGGCAGGGCGGCGAAATCTTTGTGTTTGATATGGGGCAGCCCGTTAAAATTGCCCACCTGGCCAGAAAAATGATCCTCATGAGCGGTCGCGAACCAGGCAAGGATGTGCAGATTGTGTATACAGGACTTCGTCCAGGAGAAAAACTCTACGAAGAACTACTTAATAATTCTGAGAATACCGTGAGCACTTATCATGAGAAAATCATGATTGCTAAGGTGAGGGAATATGATTTTATTGAAGTAAATCAACGAATTGAAGAACTGATTGCAAGTGCGCACAAGCATTATGTTACGCCTACAGTAGTACTCATGAAACAACTGGTGCCTGAATTTATTAGCAAGAATTCAGCATATGAACAGCTAGACAAAGACAAAATAAAAATCTGA
- a CDS encoding DMT family transporter codes for MNWIILVLAGLLETAFTFCLGKAQAANGSTAYSWYTALVIAMAFSLGLLMKAAQTIPIGTAYTVWTGIGTVCTVLVGIFVFKDPVNTWRIVFITLLIGSIIGLKIVGE; via the coding sequence ATGAATTGGATAATATTAGTTCTGGCGGGGTTATTAGAGACAGCCTTTACCTTTTGCTTAGGAAAAGCACAGGCTGCCAACGGGTCTACTGCTTATAGCTGGTATACAGCGCTGGTGATAGCCATGGCTTTCAGTCTTGGGTTGCTGATGAAAGCCGCACAGACCATTCCTATTGGCACAGCCTATACTGTATGGACAGGGATTGGTACAGTATGTACGGTTTTAGTGGGGATCTTTGTATTCAAAGATCCGGTGAATACCTGGCGGATTGTATTTATTACTTTACTGATTGGTTCTATTATTGGATTGAAAATAGTGGGAGAATGA
- a CDS encoding GNAT family N-acetyltransferase, translated as MNVGISLADITIRNNLQPGDLGFVAYMHAMLYAKEMGYGINFEGYVLDGLGEFAHQYDPTKDKVWICEHEGKIIGSLVGFHRNSDIQFRYFIFLPEYRGIGLGKHLMAEFMNYARASGCKNIYLWTTTEQATAISLYTRFGFKQTGEKFSTAFDKPLTELRFDMTL; from the coding sequence ATGAATGTAGGAATTAGTTTAGCCGATATCACTATCAGAAATAACTTACAGCCCGGAGACCTGGGTTTTGTGGCCTACATGCATGCGATGCTGTATGCAAAGGAAATGGGGTATGGAATTAATTTTGAAGGATATGTGCTGGATGGTTTGGGAGAGTTTGCGCATCAATATGATCCTACGAAAGATAAAGTCTGGATTTGTGAGCATGAAGGGAAAATAATAGGTTCCCTGGTTGGGTTTCATAGAAACAGTGATATCCAATTCAGGTATTTTATATTCCTGCCGGAATACAGAGGGATTGGATTAGGCAAGCATCTCATGGCAGAATTTATGAATTACGCAAGAGCGTCAGGGTGTAAGAATATTTATTTGTGGACGACCACCGAACAGGCAACGGCAATTTCGTTGTATACGAGATTTGGGTTTAAACAAACAGGAGAGAAGTTTTCGACCGCTTTTGACAAGCCACTCACAGAGTTAAGATTTGATATGACATTATAA
- a CDS encoding DNA polymerase III subunit alpha — MYLNCKTFFSYRYGTFSTEELVAAGVDAGANSMAITNINNTADVWDFMQHCHSAGIHPVPGTEIRNGDHFCYLLLAKNNAGFLHINRFLTEHLQEKKSFPAKPVIDDSVWVIYALGMVSPARLALNELIGVQPTEVNKLFGIDLGAYSTKFVVRQPVTFQDRTFYSVHRLLRAIDKNIVLSKQEDTHKAAVHEYFMPMTTIMEQFKQYPQILMNTLRIMESCDIQIDFKADKNKQAFTTSREDDRILLEKLVMDGLPYRYGSKNEKARERVLKELKIINDLKFNAYFLIAWDVLRYARDRRFFYVGRGSGANSIVAYCLQITDVDPIQLDLYFERFLNPYRTSPPDFDIDFSWKDRNEIIDYILKRYGKEHVALLGMHTTFQRRAIIRELGKVYGLPKSEIDRLSRGEYNTNDNNHRQIIRFGDLMKNFPNHVSIHPGGMLISELPITQYTALEMPPKGFSTTQIDMLVAENVGLFKLDILSQRGLGHIKDTIELVREHHHVDIDIHQVEQFKKDPQLAAQIRDVDTIGCFYIESPSMRGVLRKLRCDDYLTLVAASSIIRPGVGSSGMMQQYIWRFHNPDKFEYLHPVMEELLAETYGVMVYQEDVIKVAHYFGGLDMGEADILRRAMSGKYRGNKEMKRLEELFFRNCEERGHPEKIAREVWRQIESFGGYSFSKAHSASFAGESYQSLYLKTYYPIEFMVAVINNFGGFYSRELYFQQLKKAGANLQGPCVNNSEYLTDIRDGKVYVGFIHIQNLEQKFAEKLLAERIQNGPYVHLQDFIERTEVGIEQLNLFIKVGAFRFTGRTKKQLLWEGNFLQVHMDDHVPGRQALFAEEPVSFELPMLPDNQREDMMKEMELMGFPIGNVFELVDDDLSKYPLAATLPSLLGHEVLVLGYLVCTKETMTREKRELMHFGTFLDAAGDWLDTVHFPEAARRYPFQGRGFYRLKGKVIEEFGVYSVMVGEMEKVGIKQEW, encoded by the coding sequence ATGTACCTGAACTGTAAAACATTTTTTTCCTACCGATACGGTACCTTCTCCACAGAAGAACTGGTCGCCGCCGGCGTCGATGCCGGCGCCAACAGCATGGCCATTACCAATATCAACAACACCGCGGATGTATGGGACTTTATGCAACATTGTCACAGTGCCGGTATTCATCCCGTACCCGGCACTGAAATCCGGAACGGTGATCATTTCTGTTATTTATTGCTCGCAAAAAATAATGCAGGCTTCCTGCATATCAATCGTTTTTTGACTGAACACCTGCAGGAAAAAAAGTCTTTCCCTGCAAAGCCTGTCATAGACGATAGCGTATGGGTAATCTATGCCCTCGGCATGGTTTCGCCGGCCAGGTTAGCGCTCAATGAACTCATCGGTGTGCAACCTACCGAAGTTAATAAACTCTTTGGGATTGACTTAGGGGCATATAGTACAAAGTTCGTCGTCAGACAGCCTGTTACTTTTCAGGACCGTACCTTTTACAGCGTACACCGGCTGCTGCGGGCCATCGATAAAAACATCGTACTGAGCAAACAGGAAGATACGCACAAAGCTGCCGTACATGAATACTTCATGCCAATGACAACCATCATGGAGCAGTTTAAACAATACCCACAGATCTTGATGAACACGCTGCGGATAATGGAGTCGTGTGACATACAAATTGATTTTAAAGCTGACAAAAACAAACAGGCATTTACAACTAGCCGGGAAGATGATCGTATTCTGCTGGAAAAGCTTGTTATGGATGGTCTGCCATATCGCTATGGCAGTAAGAATGAGAAAGCCCGGGAGCGCGTATTAAAAGAGTTGAAGATTATCAACGACTTAAAATTTAATGCCTACTTTCTCATTGCCTGGGATGTGCTTCGCTATGCGAGAGACCGGCGGTTCTTTTATGTAGGACGTGGTAGTGGAGCCAATTCGATCGTGGCTTATTGTCTGCAGATCACCGATGTCGATCCGATACAACTGGATTTATATTTTGAGCGTTTCCTCAACCCGTACCGTACTTCTCCTCCTGATTTTGATATTGACTTTTCCTGGAAAGACAGGAATGAGATCATCGACTACATCCTGAAGCGTTATGGTAAAGAGCATGTGGCGCTATTGGGCATGCATACCACCTTCCAGCGCAGAGCGATCATCCGTGAATTAGGAAAGGTGTATGGCTTGCCCAAATCGGAGATAGACCGCTTGTCAAGAGGAGAGTACAATACGAATGATAACAATCACAGGCAGATCATACGCTTTGGCGATCTGATGAAAAATTTCCCGAATCATGTAAGCATACATCCCGGTGGTATGCTGATCAGTGAATTGCCCATTACGCAGTATACCGCATTAGAGATGCCACCGAAGGGATTTTCCACTACACAGATAGATATGCTTGTAGCGGAGAATGTGGGCTTGTTTAAGCTGGATATATTGAGTCAGCGGGGACTGGGGCATATCAAAGACACGATAGAACTGGTGCGTGAGCACCATCATGTAGATATCGATATTCACCAGGTAGAGCAATTCAAAAAGGATCCGCAGTTGGCTGCGCAGATCCGTGATGTGGATACTATTGGATGTTTTTATATAGAGAGTCCTTCCATGAGAGGGGTATTGCGCAAGTTGCGGTGCGATGATTATCTCACACTGGTGGCGGCATCTTCGATTATCCGGCCGGGGGTGGGGAGTTCCGGGATGATGCAACAGTATATCTGGCGGTTTCACAACCCGGATAAGTTTGAGTACCTGCATCCGGTGATGGAAGAATTGCTGGCAGAGACCTATGGTGTGATGGTGTACCAGGAGGATGTGATCAAGGTCGCACATTATTTTGGCGGTCTGGATATGGGAGAGGCGGATATCCTGCGGCGGGCGATGAGTGGAAAGTATAGAGGAAATAAGGAAATGAAGCGACTGGAAGAGCTGTTCTTTCGCAACTGCGAGGAGCGGGGGCATCCTGAAAAGATTGCCAGGGAGGTATGGAGACAGATCGAAAGTTTTGGAGGATACTCATTTAGCAAGGCGCACTCTGCGAGTTTCGCGGGGGAGAGTTACCAGAGCCTATACCTGAAAACGTATTATCCAATTGAGTTCATGGTGGCGGTGATTAATAACTTCGGCGGGTTTTATTCACGGGAGTTATATTTTCAGCAGTTAAAGAAAGCCGGTGCCAATTTACAGGGGCCTTGTGTCAATAATAGCGAATACCTCACAGATATCAGAGACGGGAAGGTATACGTAGGTTTTATTCATATCCAAAACCTCGAACAGAAATTCGCAGAGAAGCTATTGGCAGAACGCATACAAAATGGTCCTTATGTCCATTTGCAGGATTTTATAGAACGTACAGAGGTGGGGATAGAACAATTGAACTTATTCATAAAAGTGGGCGCATTTCGTTTTACAGGGCGAACAAAGAAGCAGTTATTGTGGGAAGGGAATTTCTTGCAGGTGCACATGGATGATCATGTACCGGGACGGCAGGCGTTGTTTGCAGAAGAACCGGTATCGTTTGAGTTACCCATGCTGCCTGATAATCAAAGGGAAGATATGATGAAGGAGATGGAGTTAATGGGGTTTCCGATAGGGAATGTATTTGAGCTGGTGGATGATGATCTGTCGAAGTATCCGCTGGCAGCGACCTTACCGTCTTTATTAGGGCACGAGGTGCTCGTATTGGGATACCTGGTATGTACAAAGGAGACGATGACAAGAGAAAAGCGGGAGTTAATGCATTTCGGTACATTTCTGGATGCGGCAGGAGATTGGCTGGATACAGTACATTTCCCGGAAGCGGCACGGCGGTACCCATTCCAGGGGAGAGGGTTTTATAGGTTGAAAGGAAAGGTGATAGAGGAGTTTGGGGTGTATAGTGTGATGGTGGGTGAGATGGAAAAGGTGGGGATTAAACAGGAGTGGTAG
- a CDS encoding DUF6934 family protein yields the protein MEFQKSKMNKNEQEKTGKEGINLGMHFEKYVCCPDSTFANFTFESLGPKGVIKKKIRYEKVDDGDGPLFNLSFGDYDEVTDSVSDNVTSNNKDKAKILATVAGTVVDFTDHAGRVYVHAKGSTPSRTRLYQMGINAHREEIEELFHIFGLRGNEWEEFQPDVNYDRFMVIRKKRN from the coding sequence ATGGAATTTCAGAAAAGTAAAATGAACAAAAATGAACAAGAAAAAACCGGAAAGGAAGGAATAAATTTGGGTATGCACTTCGAGAAATATGTTTGTTGTCCCGATAGCACCTTTGCCAATTTCACTTTTGAAAGTTTGGGGCCAAAAGGGGTTATCAAAAAGAAGATACGATATGAAAAAGTTGATGATGGGGATGGGCCCCTATTCAATTTATCATTTGGAGATTATGATGAAGTTACTGACAGCGTCAGTGATAATGTTACTTCAAATAATAAAGATAAGGCTAAAATTCTCGCTACAGTTGCGGGTACGGTCGTTGATTTTACAGATCATGCAGGCCGTGTCTATGTACATGCAAAAGGAAGTACTCCTTCAAGGACAAGATTATACCAGATGGGCATAAATGCACATAGAGAGGAAATAGAGGAGCTATTTCACATTTTCGGATTGCGGGGCAATGAGTGGGAAGAATTCCAGCCGGATGTCAATTATGACCGATTTATGGTAATTAGAAAAAAGAGAAATTAA
- a CDS encoding GntR family transcriptional regulator has product MKGLKLDTSSKIPVYQQIVHSIMAAVRDGILKRDQQIPSINELSEEYLLSRGTVEKAYNELRDKKVIISVKGKGYFINRTDVTIPLRVLLLFNKISNYKKQLYNAFVHALGNNVFVDLHIHHHSVTLFENLMNNRIGDYDYYVIMPHFYEQPEKVLEIIQRIPADQLILLDKDLPGLRGKYGIVYQNFEKDIYASLTDALPQLKKYDRLVYVNPGMTPYPEEIKMGFQYFCRMNDFNYSVIEGVELDTPVVKGQAYVIIEETDLVNLVKICRNQGLSIGKDVGIVSYNETLLKEILLDGITVISTDHDEMGKAAAKMISGKKMEVVKNEFRLIMRGSL; this is encoded by the coding sequence ATGAAAGGGCTGAAACTTGATACCAGTAGCAAAATTCCCGTTTATCAGCAGATTGTACATTCTATTATGGCAGCCGTGAGAGATGGCATATTGAAGCGCGACCAGCAAATTCCATCTATTAATGAATTAAGTGAAGAATACCTGTTATCACGTGGAACTGTGGAGAAGGCGTACAATGAACTGAGGGATAAGAAAGTAATTATATCAGTAAAAGGTAAAGGGTATTTTATAAATCGGACCGATGTCACCATCCCTTTACGGGTGTTACTCTTATTTAATAAAATCAGCAACTATAAAAAACAATTATATAATGCATTTGTACATGCATTAGGAAATAATGTATTTGTAGACCTCCATATTCATCATCACAGTGTGACTTTGTTCGAGAACCTGATGAACAACCGGATCGGTGACTATGATTATTATGTGATCATGCCGCATTTTTATGAGCAGCCGGAAAAAGTACTTGAGATTATACAGCGGATACCAGCAGATCAACTGATATTATTAGATAAGGACCTCCCCGGGTTGAGAGGGAAGTATGGTATCGTATATCAGAATTTTGAGAAGGATATATATGCTTCATTGACAGATGCTTTACCTCAATTAAAGAAGTACGACAGGTTGGTGTATGTGAACCCCGGCATGACACCTTACCCTGAGGAGATTAAAATGGGGTTCCAGTATTTCTGCAGGATGAATGATTTTAATTATTCGGTGATAGAAGGAGTCGAGTTAGATACCCCGGTCGTAAAAGGACAGGCATATGTGATTATTGAGGAAACGGACCTGGTCAATCTGGTGAAAATTTGCCGCAATCAGGGATTGTCAATTGGAAAGGATGTGGGGATTGTTAGCTACAATGAGACGCTTTTAAAAGAGATATTATTAGATGGTATAACAGTTATTTCCACAGACCATGATGAGATGGGCAAGGCAGCAGCGAAAATGATATCAGGAAAAAAGATGGAGGTAGTGAAGAATGAGTTCAGGTTAATCATGAGGGGGAGTTTGTAA
- a CDS encoding Crp/Fnr family transcriptional regulator produces MYFIKKGIVRAFTEKEDTSITFFFGMEGDPVLSMKSYVSKEKSYEDIELLEDSELYHFDGALLETLYLQDIHIANWGRKLAEIELARTEVRLIAKQFRTAAERYADLMQDTPELLRRVSLGHIASYLGITQVSLSRIRTKQ; encoded by the coding sequence TTGTATTTTATTAAGAAAGGTATTGTCCGGGCTTTTACAGAAAAAGAAGACACAAGCATTACCTTCTTTTTTGGTATGGAAGGCGACCCGGTGCTGTCAATGAAAAGCTATGTGAGTAAGGAGAAGAGCTATGAAGATATCGAATTACTGGAAGATAGTGAATTGTATCATTTTGATGGTGCCTTACTGGAAACACTCTATCTTCAGGACATTCATATTGCCAATTGGGGAAGAAAACTGGCGGAGATTGAACTGGCAAGAACAGAGGTAAGACTAATAGCCAAGCAGTTCAGAACAGCAGCCGAAAGGTATGCAGATCTAATGCAGGATACCCCGGAACTGCTCAGAAGGGTATCATTGGGACACATTGCGTCTTATCTTGGAATTACGCAGGTGAGTTTGAGCAGGATAAGAACGAAACAGTAG
- the dinB gene encoding DNA polymerase IV codes for MKLNERSIIHLDLDAFFVSVECLKNGAFKGKPLIVGGGERGVVAACSYEARAFGVHAAMPMRTALYLCPQAIVIKGDHEDYSNYSRQVTEVIAQSVPMFEKASIDEFYTDLTGMDKFHSTQKFSKELKAKIYKETGLPVTYALASSKLISKIATNEVKPDGQTIIPFGEEKSYLAPLAIEKMPMIGDKTATLLREMGVSTIRTLSEIPPSLLGARFGKNGLELSRRANGIDETPVVPYSEQKSISTQETFNNDTIDIAFLNREVVRMTEKIGFVLRQQNNLAGCVTVKLRYANFDTVTKQLSISYTSSDHILLRTAKELFDKLYDRRMLVRLVGIRFSDLVPGNYQISLFDDTQEMIQLYHAIDSIKKQFGAGALVRARTL; via the coding sequence ATGAAATTAAATGAGCGATCCATTATTCATCTTGATCTGGATGCATTTTTTGTATCCGTTGAATGTCTGAAGAATGGTGCTTTCAAAGGAAAACCCCTGATCGTAGGAGGGGGAGAGCGGGGAGTAGTCGCAGCCTGCAGTTACGAAGCCCGTGCTTTTGGTGTACACGCTGCCATGCCTATGCGCACTGCCTTGTACCTATGCCCGCAGGCTATCGTTATCAAAGGTGATCATGAAGACTACAGCAACTACTCACGTCAGGTCACGGAAGTGATTGCCCAATCAGTACCGATGTTTGAAAAAGCTTCTATCGATGAATTTTATACCGACCTAACAGGGATGGATAAGTTTCACAGTACTCAAAAATTCAGTAAAGAACTCAAAGCAAAGATTTATAAGGAGACCGGCCTGCCAGTTACATATGCACTGGCATCGAGTAAACTGATTAGTAAGATAGCGACAAATGAAGTAAAACCCGATGGCCAGACAATCATTCCTTTCGGAGAAGAAAAATCATACCTCGCGCCACTGGCCATTGAAAAAATGCCAATGATAGGAGATAAGACTGCAACCTTATTAAGAGAAATGGGTGTAAGTACGATCCGTACATTATCTGAAATTCCCCCCAGTTTGTTAGGTGCCAGATTTGGGAAAAATGGGCTAGAACTGTCAAGGCGTGCAAATGGAATTGATGAAACGCCCGTTGTACCTTATTCTGAACAAAAGAGTATTTCTACACAGGAGACTTTTAATAATGATACAATTGATATAGCATTCCTGAACAGAGAAGTGGTACGCATGACCGAGAAGATCGGTTTTGTACTCCGCCAGCAGAATAATCTGGCGGGGTGTGTAACCGTAAAATTACGGTATGCCAATTTCGATACGGTTACCAAACAGCTGTCTATTTCTTATACCTCCTCTGATCATATACTGTTGCGCACAGCAAAAGAATTGTTTGATAAATTGTATGACCGGCGTATGCTGGTAAGATTGGTAGGCATTCGATTTTCTGATCTCGTACCCGGTAATTATCAGATTAGTTTGTTCGACGATACGCAGGAGATGATTCAATTGTACCATGCAATAGATAGTATTAAGAAGCAGTTTGGCGCGGGTGCATTAGTGCGGGCACGGACACTATGA
- a CDS encoding polysaccharide biosynthesis/export family protein translates to MRISTTGHPKAGISVCLYAMTLLLFAIISSCTTTKNITYFNDVADSVKWRSIEQAGYVTPVIQPDDILQVNIQTLDPSATAMLNQQSWPTGSSAQSSVNNSAVSPTNVSGYLVDKNGYVILPLLGKVSVVGKTTDQVRDEISTKAAEFYKEPVVTVRFANFKVTVLGEVAKPSTYVMPNEKITLLDAIGMAGDLTIYGKRENVLLIRDNNNKKEFIRFDLNNSNTFQSPYFYLRQGDVVYVEPSKSRVAATDSRQVRRITILTSLLTLMVVIISRINL, encoded by the coding sequence ATGAGGATTTCTACAACCGGGCACCCAAAAGCTGGAATTAGTGTATGTCTATATGCGATGACTTTGTTGCTATTTGCGATCATCAGCTCATGTACTACCACTAAAAACATTACTTACTTTAATGATGTTGCAGATTCAGTAAAGTGGAGATCGATTGAACAGGCGGGTTATGTAACACCGGTAATCCAGCCCGATGATATCTTGCAGGTGAATATTCAGACACTCGACCCATCTGCTACTGCTATGCTCAATCAGCAGTCGTGGCCTACTGGCAGCAGTGCGCAATCCTCAGTGAATAATTCCGCCGTTTCCCCTACTAATGTAAGTGGTTACCTCGTTGATAAAAATGGTTATGTGATCCTGCCCCTACTGGGAAAAGTATCCGTGGTTGGAAAAACGACCGACCAGGTAAGGGATGAAATAAGCACAAAAGCTGCTGAATTTTATAAAGAACCTGTTGTCACTGTTCGATTTGCTAACTTTAAAGTAACTGTTCTTGGTGAGGTCGCTAAGCCCTCCACGTATGTAATGCCCAATGAAAAAATTACCCTTCTGGATGCCATCGGCATGGCCGGAGACCTGACCATCTACGGGAAAAGAGAAAATGTGTTGCTGATCAGGGATAACAATAACAAAAAAGAATTTATTCGTTTTGATCTAAACAACAGTAATACCTTCCAGTCTCCGTATTTTTACCTTCGTCAGGGCGATGTGGTATATGTGGAACCCAGTAAATCAAGGGTTGCCGCTACCGATTCCAGGCAGGTACGCAGAATTACCATTCTTACTTCTCTGCTGACGCTGATGGTGGTTATTATATCCAGGATCAATTTATAA
- a CDS encoding MarR family winged helix-turn-helix transcriptional regulator, which yields MFTKTIQEIRVFNRFYTDLIGLLNKHLLNSAYSLSEIRIMYEIHTAGEAQASHIMSAMDIDKSYLSRILKKLEKDGVITRKASEQDGRATVLSLTAKGEKLFEELTKATEDQISGLITHLNTQQQVELVTHMQAIRTILQDNQ from the coding sequence ATGTTTACCAAAACCATCCAGGAAATTCGCGTATTCAACCGCTTCTATACAGACCTTATCGGCCTGTTAAACAAGCATTTGCTCAACAGTGCTTACTCTCTATCTGAAATCCGTATAATGTACGAGATCCATACAGCCGGAGAAGCCCAGGCTTCCCATATCATGTCTGCAATGGATATAGATAAGAGCTATCTGAGCAGGATCCTGAAAAAACTGGAAAAAGACGGTGTGATTACCAGAAAGGCTTCAGAACAGGATGGGCGTGCTACAGTGTTGTCACTAACCGCAAAAGGGGAGAAGCTGTTTGAAGAACTGACAAAGGCAACAGAAGACCAGATCAGTGGATTGATAACGCATCTGAATACCCAACAACAAGTGGAACTGGTTACGCATATGCAGGCGATCAGAACGATATTACAAGACAATCAATAA